From a region of the Haematobia irritans isolate KBUSLIRL chromosome 4, ASM5000362v1, whole genome shotgun sequence genome:
- the LOC142235785 gene encoding uncharacterized protein LOC142235785: MKVFTVLGVIAICALASSAAPKKVVENPIVVVPTPAPTMVQDLKEILQMVNFRQIQELMSRYLLNDAEFQSFVRIINSRDAYLMYMRFRSQPEVMAFVTWVRAQIKASGQKFKIKKMEGEMALINVSPFWANTVFGWQGFVSEFMLHYPADMITVHVSMKVAENGIFAQFWQRLNALKPVYEQIMASLEAQRVITALQMNGIDVAQLDTFIRNQFGWQLLLPAGTNNTTVTASIPAF; the protein is encoded by the coding sequence ATGAAGGTCTTTACCGTTCTGGGAGTAATCGCTATTTGTGCTTTAGCCTCTTCGGCCGCCCCAAAAAAAGTTGTTGAAAATCCCATAGTTGTTGTACCTACACCAGCTCCAACCATGGTCCAGGATTTAAAGGAAATATTGCAAATGGTGAACTTTAGGCAGATCCAGGAACTCATGAGTCGATATCTGCTCAATGATGCCGAATTTCAGTCTTTTGTGCGTATTATAAATTCCCGAGACGCTTACCTCATGTACATGCGCTTCCGATCTCAGCCCGAAGTTATGGCTTTCGTAACCTGGGTAAGAGCTCAAATTAAGGCTTCtggtcaaaaattcaaaatcaaaaaaatggaaggagaaATGGCTCTCATCAATGTGTCACCATTTTGGGCAAACACTGTGTTCGGATGGCAAGGTTTTGTCAGCGAGTTTATGTTACATTATCCGGCTGATATGATCACAGTTCATGTCAGCATGAAAGTGGCTGAAAATggcatttttgcacaattttggcAACGTTTGAATGCCTTAAAGCCGGTATACGAACAAATCATGGCTAGTCTGGAAGCTCAACGTGTTATTACTGCCCTACAAATGAACGGAATCGATGTTGCCCAATTGGATACATTTATACGCAATCAATTTGGTTGGCAATTACTTCTTCCTGCGGGTACCAATAATACCACCGTTACCGCAAGCATTCCCGCTTTCTAA
- the LOC142233799 gene encoding uncharacterized protein LOC142233799 — MKFLAVLGLVGICAIGSLAMVPPPASAPTTGANGGIVVIPTPPPAPTMAQDLDEIMRMINFLQINQLMRRYLLNDAEFQSFVRIINSQDAFLTYMHFRSQPEVMAFVSWVNAQILASGGEFKLEEGEEMMSIFNTSPFWANTVFGWQGFISEFMLYYPSNMISAHVNMKLTQNGIFAQLWQRLVALKPVYERVIAAPQAQRVAAALQLHGIDVAQLDTFIRSQFGWQVPPTLAPTSTTTAAPAVSSTTVTPSTTSGTIVEPSAAVPVAPVA, encoded by the coding sequence ATGAAATTCTTAGCTGTACTGGGATTAGTAGGGATTTGTGCCATAGGCTCTTTGGCCATGGTACCTCCACCAGCATCAGCACCAACTACGGGAGCAAATGGAGGCATCGTTGTCATACCCACACCACCACCAGCTCCAACCATGGCTCAGGACTTGGATGAGATAATGCGCATGATCAACTTCTTGCAAATCAATCAACTTATGCGTCGTTATCTGCTCAACGATGCGGAATTCCAATCTTTTGTTCGTATCATCAATTCCCAGGATGCCTTCCTCACCTACATGCATTTCCGTTCGCAACCAGAAGTTATGGCTTTCGTTTCCTGGGTCAACGCTCAAATCTTGGCCTCCGGTGGTGAATTCAAACTAGAAGAAGGTGAAGAAATGATGTCCATCTTTAATACCTCACCATTCTGGGCTAACACCGTCTTCGGTTGGCAAGGATTCATCAGTGAATTTATGCTCTACTATCCTTCAAATATGATAAGTGCTCATGTTAACATGAAATTGACTCAAAATGGTATCTTTGCGCAATTGTGGCAACGTTTGGTTGCTTTGAAGCCCGTTTATGAACGTGTCATTGCTGCTCCTCAAGCTCAACGTGTCGCTGCTGCCCTTCAGTTACATGGCATTGACGTTGCCCAATTGGATACTTTTATTCGCAGTCAGTTTGGTTGGCAAGTACCCCCAACTCTTGCCCCAACATCAACCACCACCGCCGCCCCGGCTGTTTCTAGCACTACCGTGACCCCATCGACCACATCTGGTACCATTGTTGAACCTTCTGCCGCAGTTCCTGTAGCCCCAGTTGCATAA